Proteins co-encoded in one Thermomicrobiales bacterium genomic window:
- a CDS encoding GNAT family N-acetyltransferase — translation MRDERPTFTIRPATADDVPATQAMMIRIFEMDFGYGYKPEFHSDVSAMESVYIDNSRHLLLVAIDDASGAIAATAGVRSGGLKPEFNHAWLVARYDPERTAQLVRVYVAREYRRHGLARRLVDETVRFVAETAGYDTLCLHTDPRSPGAEAFWTAMPTRLILDDRDGPSESLHFEMDIPGRDRRDEEG, via the coding sequence ATGCGGGACGAACGCCCGACGTTCACGATTCGGCCAGCAACCGCCGATGATGTGCCGGCAACACAGGCAATGATGATCCGGATCTTCGAGATGGACTTCGGATACGGATACAAGCCCGAGTTCCATAGCGACGTAAGCGCTATGGAGTCGGTCTACATCGACAACTCGCGCCACCTGCTGCTGGTCGCGATCGACGACGCGTCCGGAGCGATCGCCGCAACGGCGGGTGTACGCTCCGGAGGGCTGAAGCCGGAGTTTAATCACGCCTGGCTCGTCGCCCGCTACGATCCGGAGCGCACCGCGCAGCTCGTCCGCGTCTACGTCGCTCGCGAGTATCGTCGCCATGGCCTTGCCCGACGGCTGGTGGACGAGACGGTACGCTTCGTCGCGGAGACAGCGGGGTACGATACCCTCTGCCTGCACACCGACCCGCGCTCACCGGGCGCTGAAGCGTTCTGGACAGCGATGCCGACACGGTTGATCCTCGATGATCGCGATGGGCCTTCGGAGTCGCTGCATTTCGAGATGGATATCCCCGGCCGCGATCGGCGGGATGAGGAGGGGTGA
- a CDS encoding aminotransferase class I/II-fold pyridoxal phosphate-dependent enzyme yields MTREREANSRAMDVDTLVIHGGPGPDPATGAVTPPIHPSSTFVRQRIDDDAKYRYSRGASPTRDALEGLLATLEHGVEAAAFASGMAAVNATMQLLASGDHVIVGYDCYLTTYDIFANDLPRYGIESSLVDLTDIEAVQAAVRPNTRMVYIESPTNPLLDVVDLVAMAEIGRASGAITVVDNTFASPYCQNPIDFGIDLVVHSTTKYLGGHSDLLGGAVISRTPELAAQIRACQYNQGAVPSAFDCWLLIRGIRTLGVRMRQHMVNAQAVAEWLEAQPEVTRVLYPGLASHRGHDLASRQMRGGYSGMVSFEVEGGSSAARRVSEHTRIFQLATSLGGIESLIFPPTAWLETAPDLMAEIPGSPWAQYPGMLRLSVGIESTRDLIDDLNRALAALRE; encoded by the coding sequence ATGACGCGCGAACGGGAGGCCAACTCGCGAGCGATGGACGTGGATACGCTGGTGATCCATGGCGGCCCCGGGCCAGACCCGGCCACCGGCGCGGTGACGCCGCCGATCCATCCGAGCTCGACATTCGTCCGGCAGCGAATCGATGACGATGCGAAGTATCGCTACTCGCGTGGCGCCAGCCCGACCCGCGACGCACTGGAAGGGTTACTGGCGACGCTCGAGCATGGCGTCGAGGCGGCCGCGTTCGCCTCCGGCATGGCCGCAGTCAACGCGACAATGCAACTGCTGGCAAGTGGCGACCACGTCATCGTCGGCTACGACTGCTATCTGACGACGTACGACATCTTCGCCAACGATCTTCCGCGCTACGGGATTGAGTCGAGCCTCGTCGACCTGACGGACATCGAAGCCGTTCAGGCAGCGGTCCGGCCAAACACACGGATGGTCTACATCGAAAGTCCGACGAACCCGCTGCTGGACGTCGTCGATCTGGTGGCGATGGCGGAGATTGGCAGGGCATCGGGCGCGATCACCGTTGTCGATAACACGTTCGCCTCGCCCTATTGCCAGAATCCTATCGACTTCGGTATCGACCTCGTCGTCCACTCGACGACGAAGTACCTCGGCGGGCATAGCGACCTGCTCGGCGGGGCGGTCATCTCGCGAACACCCGAGCTGGCGGCGCAGATCCGCGCGTGCCAGTACAACCAGGGCGCGGTGCCGAGCGCATTCGATTGCTGGTTGCTGATTCGCGGCATCCGCACGCTCGGGGTGCGGATGCGCCAGCACATGGTGAACGCCCAGGCAGTCGCGGAGTGGCTGGAGGCGCAGCCGGAAGTCACCCGGGTGCTCTACCCCGGGCTGGCAAGCCACCGTGGCCACGACCTCGCCTCGCGCCAGATGCGCGGTGGATACAGCGGGATGGTGTCGTTCGAGGTCGAGGGTGGCTCTTCCGCCGCACGACGCGTCTCCGAGCACACGCGAATCTTTCAGCTTGCCACCAGCCTCGGCGGGATCGAATCGTTGATCTTCCCGCCGACGGCATGGCTCGAGACTGCTCCGGATCTGATGGCCGAGATCCCCGGCTCGCCCTGGGCGCAATACCCCGGCATGTTGCGGCTGTCAGTTGGCATCGAGTCCACTCGCGATTTGATCGACGACCTGAACAGGGCGCTGGCGGCGCTGCGGGAGTGA
- the hutH gene encoding histidine ammonia-lyase, whose product MADRDVVLVDGGDLTIDDVIAVARGGARVELGENAYQRMRHTRAYIDEAAAHDRPVYGVTTGFGGLASVLIPAAARAEMQHAILRSHSAGMGPAIEPEVVRALILLRAATLAKGYSGARPIVAEGLIKLLNAGIVPYIPVFGSLGASGDLAPLSHASLLLIGEGWVVGEHNQPAPSGPALAAAGFEPIALEAKEGLALINSTDGMLGMLTMAIVDAQRLFRTADLIAAMTVEGLLGTDRPFAADLQALRPHPGQARSAANLRRVLSGSPLVAAHDDVIHGVQDAYSLRCHPQVIGASRDTLDYVTIVAGRELASAVDNPVILPDGRVESVGNFHGEPLAFACDFLTIAACEVGAISQQRVDRMLDGSRSRGLPPFLSPDAGVNSGLMIAQYTAASLVAENRRLSHPASTDSVSTSAGQEDHVSLGWNAARNLRQVLTNLARVLAVEAMAAGLAIDLRDPIQPGAGSRAALDLLRQHVPGPGPDRFLAPELAAITDLLSDGSLLAAAEERVGAFE is encoded by the coding sequence ATGGCTGATCGGGATGTCGTGCTGGTCGATGGTGGTGATCTGACGATCGACGACGTAATCGCGGTCGCGCGGGGTGGCGCGCGGGTCGAGCTCGGCGAGAACGCCTACCAGCGTATGCGCCACACCCGCGCCTACATCGACGAGGCCGCGGCTCATGACAGGCCGGTGTATGGCGTCACGACCGGCTTCGGCGGGTTGGCCAGTGTGTTGATACCCGCCGCTGCGCGCGCCGAGATGCAGCATGCCATCCTCCGTTCGCACTCAGCCGGGATGGGCCCTGCCATCGAGCCAGAGGTTGTCCGCGCGCTGATTCTGCTGCGCGCCGCGACGCTGGCCAAGGGGTATTCCGGCGCTCGTCCGATTGTCGCCGAGGGGCTGATCAAGCTGCTGAACGCGGGGATCGTGCCGTATATCCCGGTCTTTGGCTCGCTCGGCGCAAGTGGCGATCTGGCGCCGCTGTCTCATGCATCGTTGCTGCTGATTGGTGAGGGCTGGGTTGTCGGCGAGCATAATCAGCCAGCGCCGTCTGGGCCGGCGCTGGCAGCCGCTGGATTTGAGCCGATCGCGCTGGAAGCCAAAGAAGGACTGGCGCTGATCAACAGCACAGATGGCATGCTGGGAATGCTGACGATGGCCATCGTCGATGCCCAGCGCCTCTTCCGAACCGCCGACCTCATTGCCGCGATGACCGTTGAAGGATTGCTCGGTACCGACAGGCCGTTCGCCGCCGACCTGCAGGCGCTGCGCCCGCATCCGGGCCAGGCCAGGAGCGCCGCGAACCTTCGCCGGGTGCTGTCCGGCTCGCCGCTCGTTGCCGCCCACGACGATGTTATCCACGGCGTCCAGGACGCCTACTCGCTTCGCTGCCATCCGCAGGTCATCGGCGCTTCGCGCGATACGCTGGATTATGTCACGATCGTCGCTGGGCGCGAGCTAGCCTCGGCGGTCGACAATCCGGTCATTCTGCCCGACGGTCGCGTTGAGTCGGTCGGGAATTTCCACGGCGAACCACTCGCGTTCGCCTGCGACTTCCTGACGATCGCCGCCTGCGAGGTCGGAGCGATCTCCCAGCAGCGTGTGGACCGGATGCTCGACGGCAGCCGCTCGCGCGGGCTACCGCCATTCCTCTCGCCCGACGCAGGAGTCAACTCCGGCCTGATGATTGCCCAGTACACCGCCGCGTCGCTGGTGGCCGAGAACCGGCGGCTGTCGCATCCGGCTAGCACCGACTCGGTATCGACCTCGGCCGGCCAGGAGGATCACGTCTCGCTCGGCTGGAATGCTGCCCGGAACTTGCGCCAGGTGCTGACAAACCTCGCTCGAGTCCTGGCTGTCGAGGCGATGGCCGCCGGCCTGGCGATCGATCTGCGCGATCCGATCCAGCCCGGCGCTGGCTCGCGGGCCGCGCTCGATCTGCTCCGCCAGCATGTCCCCGGTCCCGGCCCTGACCGTTTCCTGGCTCCGGAGCTGGCGGCGATCACCGATCTGCTGTCCGATGGCAGCCTGCTTGCCGCGGCCGAGGAGCGAGTCGGCGCGTTCGAGTAA
- a CDS encoding tartrate dehydrogenase, protein MERVSCAVIPGDGIGPEVVAEGVKVLEAAAELDGGLAFDFTEFPWGCEYYARRQEMMPADGLDTLAGFETIFLGAVGYPGVPDHVSLWGLLIPIRRTFQQYVNLRPARLLRGVRSPLRDREAGSIDLVVVRENSEGEYSSMGGRLHAGTPAEMAIQNTVFTRMGVERVVRYAYELAGKRRGHLTSATKSNGINITMPYWDEVVAAVGADYQHIRSDQYHIDALAAFFVTRPDTFDVVVGSNLFGDILSDLAAAVMGGIGMAPAANLNPERRYPSMFEPVHGSAPDIAGRGIANPIGQIWTAKMLLDHLGKEELGAALLDSIETVLARGETLTPDLGGHASTSDLSDAIVAELRSRG, encoded by the coding sequence ATGGAACGAGTCAGTTGTGCAGTGATTCCAGGCGATGGGATCGGGCCGGAGGTCGTCGCCGAGGGCGTGAAGGTCCTCGAAGCTGCGGCCGAGCTGGACGGCGGGCTGGCGTTCGACTTCACTGAGTTCCCCTGGGGCTGCGAATACTACGCTCGACGCCAGGAGATGATGCCGGCCGATGGCCTCGATACGCTCGCCGGGTTCGAGACGATCTTTCTTGGCGCTGTCGGCTACCCCGGGGTGCCGGACCACGTCTCGCTCTGGGGACTCCTGATCCCGATCCGCCGGACGTTCCAGCAGTATGTCAATCTGCGCCCTGCGCGGTTACTACGAGGCGTGCGATCCCCCCTGCGCGACCGGGAAGCCGGCAGCATCGACCTCGTTGTCGTCCGCGAGAACTCGGAGGGTGAGTATTCGAGCATGGGCGGCCGGCTCCATGCCGGCACGCCGGCCGAAATGGCGATCCAGAATACCGTCTTCACCCGAATGGGGGTCGAGCGGGTCGTGCGCTATGCCTACGAGCTGGCCGGCAAGCGTCGCGGCCACCTGACCTCGGCGACAAAGTCGAACGGCATCAACATTACGATGCCCTACTGGGATGAGGTCGTCGCTGCTGTCGGCGCGGATTACCAGCATATCCGAAGCGATCAGTACCACATCGACGCGTTAGCGGCGTTTTTCGTCACTCGCCCGGACACCTTCGACGTCGTTGTCGGCTCGAATCTGTTCGGCGATATCCTCTCCGACCTTGCTGCCGCCGTGATGGGCGGGATCGGCATGGCGCCGGCCGCGAACCTCAACCCCGAGCGGCGTTACCCGTCGATGTTCGAGCCGGTCCACGGCTCTGCGCCGGACATCGCCGGTCGCGGAATCGCCAACCCGATCGGCCAGATCTGGACGGCCAAGATGCTGCTCGATCATCTCGGCAAGGAAGAGCTCGGCGCGGCGCTGCTCGATAGCATCGAGACAGTGTTGGCGCGTGGCGAGACGCTCACTCCCGATCTCGGCGGGCACGCCAGCACGAGCGACCTGTCCGACGCGATCGTCGCCGAGCTTCGCTCCCGCGGATGA
- a CDS encoding ABC transporter ATP-binding protein: protein MSMHMAWRSMVRTTDSISDQRPFSVATLKRIGVFAQPRRGRIALFVALSVVTAALAVATPVLAGRVINAIIDGKAERIIITLASLIAVLAVLEGGLTILNRWLSSTIGEGLILDLRTTVFDHVQRMPIAFFTRTRTGALVSRLNNDVMGAQRAFSDTLSGVVSNVVMLLLAFAVMVRISWQITLLALVLLPVFVLPARRLGARLAALRREAANYSAEMSTRMTERFSAPGATLVKLYGRPAEESVEFARRARRVRDIGVRSTMLQAVFITALTLVSALALAVVYGLGGFYALRGELEAGSVVTLSLLLTRLYAPLTALAGARVDVMNAMVSFERVFEVLDLEPLIKEAPNPRVVPPGPVSIEFEHVSFSYPPADKVSLASLEEVAVLDTRGGIEVLHDISFRAEPGGMVALVGSSGAGKSTIAQLVPRLYDVDSGSIRLSGVDVRDLSFTAMRETLGMVTQDGHLFHESIRANLAIAFPTATDEELWDALRRARLADVIAALPDGLDTVVGERGYRLSGGERQRLTIARLLLAHPRVVILDEATAHLDSTSEVAVSAALSEALEGRTVLVIAHRLSTVRAADLILVVEAGRIVERGTHLELLAVDGRYAEAVPHSVRA, encoded by the coding sequence ATGAGCATGCACATGGCCTGGCGGTCGATGGTTCGGACGACCGACTCGATCAGTGATCAGCGGCCGTTCTCGGTCGCGACCCTGAAACGGATCGGCGTCTTCGCGCAGCCCCGACGAGGTCGGATCGCGCTATTTGTCGCGCTCAGCGTCGTGACGGCGGCGCTGGCGGTGGCTACACCGGTGCTGGCCGGCCGCGTCATCAACGCGATCATCGACGGGAAAGCTGAACGCATCATCATCACGCTAGCCAGCCTGATCGCTGTGCTTGCCGTTCTCGAAGGCGGGCTGACCATCCTGAATCGCTGGCTTTCCTCAACCATCGGTGAGGGGCTCATCCTTGATTTGCGCACAACTGTCTTCGACCATGTCCAGCGCATGCCGATCGCTTTCTTCACTCGCACCCGCACCGGCGCGCTTGTTTCCCGGCTGAACAATGATGTCATGGGCGCGCAGCGGGCATTCAGTGACACGTTATCCGGTGTGGTCAGCAACGTTGTCATGTTGTTGCTGGCGTTTGCGGTGATGGTTCGCATCTCGTGGCAGATCACTCTGCTGGCTCTTGTACTGCTGCCGGTGTTCGTCCTGCCAGCCCGCCGGCTTGGCGCGCGACTGGCGGCACTTCGTCGCGAGGCGGCGAACTATAGCGCGGAGATGAGCACCCGGATGACCGAGCGTTTCTCGGCGCCGGGCGCGACGCTGGTCAAGCTCTATGGCCGGCCGGCCGAGGAGTCGGTCGAGTTCGCCCGCCGAGCACGACGCGTTCGTGACATTGGTGTTCGCTCTACGATGCTGCAGGCCGTCTTCATCACCGCGCTTACCCTTGTCTCGGCCCTGGCGCTCGCGGTCGTCTATGGCCTGGGTGGGTTCTACGCTCTTCGCGGGGAACTGGAGGCTGGCTCGGTTGTCACTCTCTCGCTGTTGCTGACCCGGCTCTACGCGCCGCTGACTGCGCTGGCCGGCGCGCGGGTCGATGTCATGAACGCGATGGTCAGCTTCGAGCGCGTCTTCGAGGTGCTCGACCTGGAGCCGCTGATCAAGGAAGCGCCAAACCCCCGCGTCGTGCCGCCCGGCCCGGTGTCGATCGAGTTCGAGCATGTCTCGTTCAGCTACCCGCCGGCCGACAAGGTTTCGCTCGCGTCGCTCGAGGAGGTTGCCGTCCTCGACACACGCGGCGGGATCGAGGTGCTCCACGATATCTCGTTTCGCGCCGAGCCTGGTGGGATGGTCGCCCTTGTCGGCTCGTCGGGCGCGGGGAAGTCGACTATCGCCCAGCTCGTCCCGCGGCTCTACGATGTCGATAGTGGCTCGATTCGTCTCTCTGGCGTCGATGTCCGCGATCTGAGCTTCACCGCTATGCGAGAGACGCTCGGAATGGTCACCCAGGATGGCCACCTGTTCCACGAGTCGATCCGCGCAAACCTGGCGATCGCTTTTCCCACGGCGACCGACGAGGAGCTATGGGATGCCCTGCGCCGGGCGCGACTTGCGGATGTCATCGCGGCCTTGCCGGACGGGCTCGACACAGTTGTCGGCGAACGCGGCTATCGCCTCTCCGGAGGGGAACGCCAGCGGCTGACGATCGCAAGGCTATTGCTGGCTCACCCGCGTGTCGTCATCCTGGACGAGGCGACGGCGCATCTGGACTCAACGTCGGAAGTGGCAGTCTCGGCAGCGCTCAGCGAGGCGCTCGAGGGCAGAACCGTGCTCGTGATCGCCCATCGGCTCTCGACCGTTCGCGCGGCAGACCTGATCCTCGTCGTCGAGGCCGGCCGTATCGTCGAGCGTGGCACGCACCTGGAGCTGCTTGCGGTCGACGGGCGCTATGCCGAAGCTGTACCGCACTCAGTTCGCGCATGA
- a CDS encoding pyridoxal-phosphate dependent enzyme — translation MSVTGNLAITFDDVLSAAEQLRGIVNTTPVISSRTLNDLTGREVFLKCESFQRAGSFKFRGAYNAISRLDAATRERGVVAYSSGNHAQGVAISARLLGIPAVIVMPDDAPQVKQNATRGYGAEIVLFDRQKVDGADYQHVVAAERGMVVIPPYDNPLVMAGQGTVVLELLEAVPDLDTLVIPIGGGGLIAGCAVAAKGIDPSIRIYGVETVGADDTKLSIEKGERVVIPPPPTIADGTRSQTPGELTFPVMQALLDDVLIVSDDQVLDALRFAITRMKLVIEPSAAVPVAAVMEGLLPAESRRVGIVISGGNIDPSLLGKLWD, via the coding sequence ATGAGCGTGACAGGAAATCTGGCGATTACATTTGACGATGTCCTGTCCGCGGCGGAGCAGCTCCGGGGGATCGTCAACACAACCCCCGTCATCAGCAGCCGGACCCTCAACGATTTGACCGGCCGCGAGGTCTTCCTGAAGTGCGAGAGCTTCCAGCGGGCCGGTTCGTTCAAGTTCCGCGGCGCCTACAATGCGATCAGCCGACTGGATGCGGCCACCCGCGAGCGCGGTGTCGTCGCCTACAGCAGCGGCAACCACGCACAGGGCGTCGCGATCTCGGCCAGGCTCCTTGGTATCCCGGCAGTTATTGTCATGCCGGACGACGCGCCGCAGGTGAAGCAGAATGCGACGCGCGGCTATGGCGCCGAGATTGTCCTCTTCGACCGTCAGAAGGTCGATGGCGCCGACTACCAGCACGTGGTGGCTGCGGAGCGTGGCATGGTCGTCATCCCGCCCTACGATAACCCGCTCGTGATGGCCGGCCAGGGCACCGTCGTGCTGGAATTGCTCGAGGCTGTGCCGGATCTCGACACGCTGGTCATCCCGATCGGCGGCGGTGGGTTGATCGCTGGCTGCGCAGTCGCAGCCAAGGGCATCGATCCATCCATTCGCATCTACGGAGTCGAAACAGTCGGGGCGGACGACACGAAGCTCTCGATCGAAAAGGGCGAGCGGGTCGTCATCCCTCCTCCGCCCACGATCGCGGACGGCACCCGTTCGCAAACACCCGGCGAGTTGACGTTCCCGGTCATGCAGGCGCTTCTGGACGATGTTCTTATCGTCAGCGACGATCAAGTCCTCGATGCGTTGCGCTTCGCTATTACCCGGATGAAGCTCGTCATCGAGCCGAGCGCCGCTGTCCCGGTCGCCGCTGTCATGGAGGGACTGCTGCCCGCCGAATCCCGCAGGGTCGGGATCGTCATCAGCGGCGGGAATATCGATCCATCACTCCTCGGCAAGCTGTGGGATTGA
- a CDS encoding NAD(P)/FAD-dependent oxidoreductase, producing MSDSSTPAYDVLIVGARVAGASLGLLLGQRGHRVLMVDRDRFPSDTMSTHYMSHWHVDLLKHLGILAEVEAAGFRRITRARSYIEDCLFEAPIGPGDSFALAPRRAHLDSLLIEHATRHGSVEFRERTRVVGLIEEDGRVIGARITTPGGVTEDVHATVVVGADGKYSDVARWVQAETYESTPAIRPAYYGYYEGIEPLPDTALELFFVGDHIGFLFPMQPGMDCIAFELQPAEFAEMRTSPQASFERMFRALPTMGTRFANARLTGRMIGTRGVENYIRKPYGPGWVLTGDAGLLMDPSTGVGMGDALGQSFWLAGALDRALNGGGWDTTMAGFQQQRDEALMPLYRLTLWFTTLGRTSDTAMTYLRAMLSSPAIARVVPALFPGLVEDALPAHLRPILQQNAIGFRDAATSVPVAAG from the coding sequence ATGAGCGATTCCTCAACCCCTGCGTACGATGTCCTCATCGTCGGCGCCCGCGTCGCTGGCGCCAGCCTCGGCCTGCTGCTTGGGCAGCGTGGCCACCGCGTCCTGATGGTCGATCGGGACCGATTCCCGAGCGACACAATGTCCACGCACTACATGTCGCACTGGCATGTCGATCTTCTCAAACACCTCGGCATCCTTGCGGAAGTCGAGGCCGCCGGGTTTCGACGCATCACCCGGGCAAGGTCATACATCGAGGACTGCCTGTTCGAAGCGCCGATCGGCCCCGGCGACTCGTTCGCGCTCGCGCCTCGTCGCGCTCACCTCGACTCACTGTTGATCGAGCACGCAACGCGCCACGGGTCGGTCGAATTCCGCGAGCGAACCCGCGTCGTCGGGTTGATCGAGGAGGATGGCCGGGTCATCGGCGCGCGTATCACGACGCCAGGCGGGGTAACCGAGGACGTACATGCGACAGTCGTCGTCGGCGCCGACGGAAAGTACTCGGATGTGGCCCGTTGGGTTCAAGCGGAGACATACGAGTCCACGCCAGCAATACGGCCAGCTTACTACGGGTACTACGAAGGGATCGAGCCACTCCCCGACACAGCATTGGAGCTGTTCTTCGTCGGTGACCATATCGGCTTTCTGTTCCCCATGCAGCCTGGCATGGACTGCATCGCGTTCGAGTTACAACCGGCCGAGTTTGCTGAGATGCGTACGTCCCCGCAGGCGTCGTTCGAGCGTATGTTCCGCGCACTGCCAACGATGGGGACACGGTTCGCCAACGCGCGCCTTACCGGACGGATGATCGGGACACGAGGCGTCGAGAACTACATCCGCAAACCCTATGGCCCGGGCTGGGTGTTGACCGGCGACGCCGGCCTGCTGATGGACCCGAGCACCGGCGTCGGCATGGGTGACGCGTTGGGGCAATCGTTCTGGCTCGCTGGCGCGCTCGACCGCGCACTGAACGGCGGTGGCTGGGACACCACGATGGCGGGGTTCCAGCAGCAACGCGACGAAGCATTGATGCCTCTCTACCGATTGACTCTCTGGTTTACCACGCTGGGTCGGACGTCTGACACGGCAATGACCTACCTCCGGGCGATGTTGTCATCTCCTGCGATCGCTCGTGTTGTCCCGGCCCTCTTCCCCGGCTTGGTCGAAGACGCCCTGCCGGCGCATCTGCGGCCAATCCTCCAACAGAACGCGATCGGATTCCGGGACGCTGCCACGAGCGTGCCGGTGGCAGCAGGATAA
- a CDS encoding alpha/beta hydrolase, whose amino-acid sequence MPQIDANGLSHHVIVEGDGPAVLLLHGFPDTAEMWRAQISALGDAGFRTIAPDLRGRGNTEQPAWVEDYALPNIVQDVVAIMGALGVERAHVVGHDWGAVMAWSLAAYLPDRVSSLVALSVGHPGAVTRPTIEALQKGWYRLLFLSDSAETVLQQDDWYLMRALLDGQSNFERHRTTLSAPGALSAGLNWYRANLPIERLSGGRSALPAVRADTLGVFGAHDRYLAEDAMSRSETQVRGSWQYERFDDAGHWLQTDESERFNRLLLEFLAARH is encoded by the coding sequence ATGCCACAGATCGATGCCAACGGACTATCGCACCACGTCATCGTCGAGGGAGACGGGCCAGCGGTGCTGCTACTGCACGGATTCCCGGACACGGCGGAGATGTGGCGCGCTCAGATTTCCGCGCTGGGCGACGCCGGATTTCGCACGATCGCGCCGGACTTACGGGGGCGCGGGAACACGGAACAGCCGGCGTGGGTCGAGGACTACGCGCTGCCAAACATCGTCCAGGACGTCGTCGCGATCATGGGCGCGCTCGGCGTCGAGCGCGCCCACGTCGTCGGACATGACTGGGGCGCGGTGATGGCCTGGTCATTGGCGGCGTATCTGCCGGACCGAGTTAGCAGCCTTGTAGCTCTGTCGGTCGGACATCCCGGAGCGGTGACCAGACCGACGATCGAGGCGTTACAAAAAGGGTGGTACCGCCTGTTGTTTCTATCTGACTCCGCCGAGACGGTGCTTCAGCAGGATGACTGGTATCTGATGCGCGCCCTGCTCGATGGCCAGTCCAACTTCGAGCGCCACCGCACCACCCTGTCGGCGCCCGGCGCACTCAGTGCCGGGCTCAATTGGTATCGAGCGAATCTCCCGATCGAGCGTCTATCTGGCGGACGGAGCGCATTGCCGGCCGTTCGCGCGGACACACTCGGGGTATTCGGCGCGCACGACCGCTACCTGGCTGAGGACGCGATGAGCCGTTCCGAGACGCAGGTACGCGGCAGTTGGCAATACGAACGGTTCGACGACGCCGGCCACTGGCTCCAGACGGACGAGTCGGAGCGGTTCAACCGACTGCTTCTGGAGTTCCTGGCTGCGCGACACTGA